The following coding sequences lie in one Oncorhynchus kisutch isolate 150728-3 linkage group LG3, Okis_V2, whole genome shotgun sequence genomic window:
- the naa35 gene encoding N-alpha-acetyltransferase 35, NatC auxiliary subunit isoform X4, translating into MVMKSSVEDDDVGWGLGVPEKMRNNANWVDITHEFKGACKELNLGELLHDKLFGLFEAMSAIEMMDPKMDAGMIGNQVNRKVLNFEQAVKDGAIRVRNLSLPELIGIMDTCFCCLITWLEGHSLAQTVFTCLYVHNPDLIEDPALKAFTLGILKEDFQAMTYGFKMANNVTDLRVTGMLKDVEDELQRKVKSTRSRQGEQRDPEVELEHQQCLALFSRIKFTRLLLTALIAFTKKETSSVSEAQKLMQQAADLLPALRSSIEHGIQSQNDTTKGDHPIMMGFEPLVNQRLLPPTFPRYAKIIKREEMINYFSKLINRIKTVCEVINTTNLHGILDFFCEFSEQSPCVLSRSLLQTTFLIDNKKVFGTQPMQDMIKDALRYFVSPPVLSSKCCLYNNHQAKDYIDSFVAHCSRPFCSLIQIHGHNRARQRDKLGHILEEFATLQDEAEKVDAALHSLLMKLEPQRQHLACLGTWILYHNLRIMIQYLLSGFELELYSMHEYYYIYWYLSEFLYAWLMSTLSRADSSQMAEERLLEEQQKGRSSKKTKKKKKGQGARPLSREITMSQAYQNMCAGMYKTMIALDMDGKVRKPQFELDSEQVRYEHRFAPFNSVVTPPPVHYVQFKEMSDLKKYSPPPQSADLYMAASKHFQQAKLILENVPSPDPEVNRILKVAKPNIVVMKLLAGGHKKETKVLPEFDFSTHKYFPVVKII; encoded by the exons ATGGTGATGAAGTCATCAGTAGAGGATGACGATGTAGGATGGGGATTGGGTGTCCCAGAGAAGATGAGGAACAATGCAAACTGGGTGGACATTACACATGAATTTAAAGGGGCATGCAAAG AGCTCAACCTTGGGGAGTTGCTCCATGACAAGTT GTTTGGCCTGTTCGAGGCTATGTCTGCCATTGAGATGATGGACCCTAAGATGGACGCAGGGATGATTGGTAATCAGGTCAACAGGAAAGTCCTCAACTTTGAACAGGCAGTCAAG gATGGTGCTATCAGAGTGAGGAACCTCAGTCTTCCTGAGCTGATTGGGATCATGGACACCTGTTTCTGCTGCTTG atcacCTGGCTGGAGGGTCACTCCCTAGCCCAGACAGTGTTCACCTGCCTCTACGTCCACAACCCCGACCTGATCGAGGACCCTGCCCTCAAGGCCTTCACTCTGGGCATCCTCAAG GAAGATTTCCAGGCCATGACGTACGGCTTCAAGATGGCCAACAATGTGACAGACCTGCGGGTTACAG GTATGCTAAAGGATGTGGAGGATGAGTTACAGAGGAAAGTTAAG AGCACACGCAGTCGCCAGGGTGAGCAGCGGGACCCGGAGGTGGAGTTGGAG CATCAGCAGTGTTTGGCACTTTTCAGTCGGATCAAGTTCACACGCCTTCTACTGACAGCGCTGATCGCCTTCACGAAAAAAGAG ACCAGCTCAGTGAGTGAAGCTCAGAAACTCATGCAGCAGGCAGCAGATCTCCTCCCAGCCCTCCGCTCCAGCATCGAACATGGCATTCAGTCCCAGAACGATACTACTAaaggag ATCACCCGATCATGATGGGGTTTGAACCACTTGTGAACCAGAGACTGCTGCCCCCCACCTTCCCCCGCTACGCCAAGATCATCAAAAGGGAGGAGATGATCAACTACTTCAGCAAGCTCATCAACCGCATTAAGACCGTGTGCGAGGTCATCAACACAACTAACCTTCATGGAATTCTG GACTTTTTCTGTGAGTTCAGTGAGCAGTCCCCCTGCGTCCTCTCCAGGTCTCTGCTGCAG ACAACGTTCCTGATTGATAATAAGAAAGTGTTTGGGACCCAACCAATGCAGGACATGATCAAAGATGCTCTGAGGTACTTTGTCAGCCCACCAGTCCTCTCCTCCAA GTGCTGCCTGTATAATAACCACCAGGCCAAGGACTACATTGATTCCTTTGTCGCACACTGCTCGAGA CCCTTTTGCAGTCTCATCCAGATTCACGGACACAACCGCGCTCGGCAGAGAGACAAACTAGGCCACATCCTGGAGGAGTTTGCCACACTGCAGGatgag GCAGAGAAGGTGGACGCAGCGCTGCACAGCCTGCTGATGAAGCTGGAGCCCCAGAGACAGCATCTGGCCTGCCTGGGCACCTGGATCCTCTACCACAACCTGCGCATCATGATCCAGTACCTGCTCAGCGGCTTCGAGCTGGAACTCTACAGCATGCACGAGTACTACTACATCTACTG GTATCTGTCAGAGTTCCTGTATGCATGGCTCATGTCCACTCTGAGTCGGGCGGACAGCTCTCAGATGGCTGAGGAGCGCCTCCTGGAGGAGCAGCAGAAAGGACGCAGCAGCAAGAagaccaagaagaagaagaagggtcAAGGAG CTCGCCCCCTCAGCAGAGAAATCACCATGAGCCAAGCCTACCAAAACATGTGTGCCGGCATGTACAAG ACTATGATAGCCCTGGATATGGACGGAAAGGTGCGGAAGCCGCAGTTTGAGTTGGACAGCGAGCAGGTGCGATACGAGCATCGCTTTGCCCCCTTCAACAGTGTGGTCACTCCCCCGCCAGTCCATTACGTCCAGTTCAAG GAGATGTCTGATCTGAAGAAGTACAGTCCTCCTCCTCAGTCAGCTGACCTCTACATGGCAGCCAGTAAACACTTCCAGCAGGCCAAACTGATCCTGGAGAACGTCCCCAGCCCTGACCCAGAG GTGAATCGCATCCTAAAAGTGGCCAAACCCAACATTGTGGTCATGAAACTACTTGCCGGCGGGCACAAGAAGGAGACAAAG GTACTACCGGAGTTTGATTTCTCCACTCACAAGTACTTCCCTGTGGTCAAGATCATCTGA
- the naa35 gene encoding N-alpha-acetyltransferase 35, NatC auxiliary subunit isoform X2 has translation MVMKSSVEDDDVGWGLGVPEKMRNNANWVDITHEFKGACKELNLGELLHDKLFGLFEAMSAIEMMDPKMDAGMIGNQVNRKVLNFEQAVKDGAIRVRNLSLPELIGIMDTCFCCLITWLEGHSLAQTVFTCLYVHNPDLIEDPALKAFTLGILKVCDIAREKVNKAAVFEEEDFQAMTYGFKMANNVTDLRVTGMLKDVEDELQRKVKSTRSRQGEQRDPEVELEHQQCLALFSRIKFTRLLLTALIAFTKKETSSVSEAQKLMQQAADLLPALRSSIEHGIQSQNDTTKGDHPIMMGFEPLVNQRLLPPTFPRYAKIIKREEMINYFSKLINRIKTVCEVINTTNLHGILDFFCEFSEQSPCVLSRSLLQTTFLIDNKKVFGTQPMQDMIKDALRYFVSPPVLSSKCCLYNNHQAKDYIDSFVAHCSRPFCSLIQIHGHNRARQRDKLGHILEEFATLQDEAEKVDAALHSLLMKLEPQRQHLACLGTWILYHNLRIMIQYLLSGFELELYSMHEYYYIYWYLSEFLYAWLMSTLSRADSSQMAEERLLEEQQKGRSSKKTKKKKKGQGARPLSREITMSQAYQNMCAGMYKTMIALDMDGKVRKPQFELDSEQVRYEHRFAPFNSVVTPPPVHYVQFKEMSDLKKYSPPPQSADLYMAASKHFQQAKLILENVPSPDPEVNRILKVAKPNIVVMKLLAGGHKKETKVLPEFDFSTHKYFPVVKII, from the exons ATGGTGATGAAGTCATCAGTAGAGGATGACGATGTAGGATGGGGATTGGGTGTCCCAGAGAAGATGAGGAACAATGCAAACTGGGTGGACATTACACATGAATTTAAAGGGGCATGCAAAG AGCTCAACCTTGGGGAGTTGCTCCATGACAAGTT GTTTGGCCTGTTCGAGGCTATGTCTGCCATTGAGATGATGGACCCTAAGATGGACGCAGGGATGATTGGTAATCAGGTCAACAGGAAAGTCCTCAACTTTGAACAGGCAGTCAAG gATGGTGCTATCAGAGTGAGGAACCTCAGTCTTCCTGAGCTGATTGGGATCATGGACACCTGTTTCTGCTGCTTG atcacCTGGCTGGAGGGTCACTCCCTAGCCCAGACAGTGTTCACCTGCCTCTACGTCCACAACCCCGACCTGATCGAGGACCCTGCCCTCAAGGCCTTCACTCTGGGCATCCTCAAGGTGTGCGACATCGCCCGCGAGAAGGTCAACAAAGCCGCCGTGTTCGAGGAG GAAGATTTCCAGGCCATGACGTACGGCTTCAAGATGGCCAACAATGTGACAGACCTGCGGGTTACAG GTATGCTAAAGGATGTGGAGGATGAGTTACAGAGGAAAGTTAAG AGCACACGCAGTCGCCAGGGTGAGCAGCGGGACCCGGAGGTGGAGTTGGAG CATCAGCAGTGTTTGGCACTTTTCAGTCGGATCAAGTTCACACGCCTTCTACTGACAGCGCTGATCGCCTTCACGAAAAAAGAG ACCAGCTCAGTGAGTGAAGCTCAGAAACTCATGCAGCAGGCAGCAGATCTCCTCCCAGCCCTCCGCTCCAGCATCGAACATGGCATTCAGTCCCAGAACGATACTACTAaaggag ATCACCCGATCATGATGGGGTTTGAACCACTTGTGAACCAGAGACTGCTGCCCCCCACCTTCCCCCGCTACGCCAAGATCATCAAAAGGGAGGAGATGATCAACTACTTCAGCAAGCTCATCAACCGCATTAAGACCGTGTGCGAGGTCATCAACACAACTAACCTTCATGGAATTCTG GACTTTTTCTGTGAGTTCAGTGAGCAGTCCCCCTGCGTCCTCTCCAGGTCTCTGCTGCAG ACAACGTTCCTGATTGATAATAAGAAAGTGTTTGGGACCCAACCAATGCAGGACATGATCAAAGATGCTCTGAGGTACTTTGTCAGCCCACCAGTCCTCTCCTCCAA GTGCTGCCTGTATAATAACCACCAGGCCAAGGACTACATTGATTCCTTTGTCGCACACTGCTCGAGA CCCTTTTGCAGTCTCATCCAGATTCACGGACACAACCGCGCTCGGCAGAGAGACAAACTAGGCCACATCCTGGAGGAGTTTGCCACACTGCAGGatgag GCAGAGAAGGTGGACGCAGCGCTGCACAGCCTGCTGATGAAGCTGGAGCCCCAGAGACAGCATCTGGCCTGCCTGGGCACCTGGATCCTCTACCACAACCTGCGCATCATGATCCAGTACCTGCTCAGCGGCTTCGAGCTGGAACTCTACAGCATGCACGAGTACTACTACATCTACTG GTATCTGTCAGAGTTCCTGTATGCATGGCTCATGTCCACTCTGAGTCGGGCGGACAGCTCTCAGATGGCTGAGGAGCGCCTCCTGGAGGAGCAGCAGAAAGGACGCAGCAGCAAGAagaccaagaagaagaagaagggtcAAGGAG CTCGCCCCCTCAGCAGAGAAATCACCATGAGCCAAGCCTACCAAAACATGTGTGCCGGCATGTACAAG ACTATGATAGCCCTGGATATGGACGGAAAGGTGCGGAAGCCGCAGTTTGAGTTGGACAGCGAGCAGGTGCGATACGAGCATCGCTTTGCCCCCTTCAACAGTGTGGTCACTCCCCCGCCAGTCCATTACGTCCAGTTCAAG GAGATGTCTGATCTGAAGAAGTACAGTCCTCCTCCTCAGTCAGCTGACCTCTACATGGCAGCCAGTAAACACTTCCAGCAGGCCAAACTGATCCTGGAGAACGTCCCCAGCCCTGACCCAGAG GTGAATCGCATCCTAAAAGTGGCCAAACCCAACATTGTGGTCATGAAACTACTTGCCGGCGGGCACAAGAAGGAGACAAAG GTACTACCGGAGTTTGATTTCTCCACTCACAAGTACTTCCCTGTGGTCAAGATCATCTGA
- the naa35 gene encoding N-alpha-acetyltransferase 35, NatC auxiliary subunit isoform X1, translated as MVMKSSVEDDDVGWGLGVPEKMRNNANWVDITHEFKGACKELNLGELLHDKFRFGLFEAMSAIEMMDPKMDAGMIGNQVNRKVLNFEQAVKDGAIRVRNLSLPELIGIMDTCFCCLITWLEGHSLAQTVFTCLYVHNPDLIEDPALKAFTLGILKVCDIAREKVNKAAVFEEEDFQAMTYGFKMANNVTDLRVTGMLKDVEDELQRKVKSTRSRQGEQRDPEVELEHQQCLALFSRIKFTRLLLTALIAFTKKETSSVSEAQKLMQQAADLLPALRSSIEHGIQSQNDTTKGDHPIMMGFEPLVNQRLLPPTFPRYAKIIKREEMINYFSKLINRIKTVCEVINTTNLHGILDFFCEFSEQSPCVLSRSLLQTTFLIDNKKVFGTQPMQDMIKDALRYFVSPPVLSSKCCLYNNHQAKDYIDSFVAHCSRPFCSLIQIHGHNRARQRDKLGHILEEFATLQDEAEKVDAALHSLLMKLEPQRQHLACLGTWILYHNLRIMIQYLLSGFELELYSMHEYYYIYWYLSEFLYAWLMSTLSRADSSQMAEERLLEEQQKGRSSKKTKKKKKGQGARPLSREITMSQAYQNMCAGMYKTMIALDMDGKVRKPQFELDSEQVRYEHRFAPFNSVVTPPPVHYVQFKEMSDLKKYSPPPQSADLYMAASKHFQQAKLILENVPSPDPEVNRILKVAKPNIVVMKLLAGGHKKETKVLPEFDFSTHKYFPVVKII; from the exons ATGGTGATGAAGTCATCAGTAGAGGATGACGATGTAGGATGGGGATTGGGTGTCCCAGAGAAGATGAGGAACAATGCAAACTGGGTGGACATTACACATGAATTTAAAGGGGCATGCAAAG AGCTCAACCTTGGGGAGTTGCTCCATGACAAGTT CAGGTTTGGCCTGTTCGAGGCTATGTCTGCCATTGAGATGATGGACCCTAAGATGGACGCAGGGATGATTGGTAATCAGGTCAACAGGAAAGTCCTCAACTTTGAACAGGCAGTCAAG gATGGTGCTATCAGAGTGAGGAACCTCAGTCTTCCTGAGCTGATTGGGATCATGGACACCTGTTTCTGCTGCTTG atcacCTGGCTGGAGGGTCACTCCCTAGCCCAGACAGTGTTCACCTGCCTCTACGTCCACAACCCCGACCTGATCGAGGACCCTGCCCTCAAGGCCTTCACTCTGGGCATCCTCAAGGTGTGCGACATCGCCCGCGAGAAGGTCAACAAAGCCGCCGTGTTCGAGGAG GAAGATTTCCAGGCCATGACGTACGGCTTCAAGATGGCCAACAATGTGACAGACCTGCGGGTTACAG GTATGCTAAAGGATGTGGAGGATGAGTTACAGAGGAAAGTTAAG AGCACACGCAGTCGCCAGGGTGAGCAGCGGGACCCGGAGGTGGAGTTGGAG CATCAGCAGTGTTTGGCACTTTTCAGTCGGATCAAGTTCACACGCCTTCTACTGACAGCGCTGATCGCCTTCACGAAAAAAGAG ACCAGCTCAGTGAGTGAAGCTCAGAAACTCATGCAGCAGGCAGCAGATCTCCTCCCAGCCCTCCGCTCCAGCATCGAACATGGCATTCAGTCCCAGAACGATACTACTAaaggag ATCACCCGATCATGATGGGGTTTGAACCACTTGTGAACCAGAGACTGCTGCCCCCCACCTTCCCCCGCTACGCCAAGATCATCAAAAGGGAGGAGATGATCAACTACTTCAGCAAGCTCATCAACCGCATTAAGACCGTGTGCGAGGTCATCAACACAACTAACCTTCATGGAATTCTG GACTTTTTCTGTGAGTTCAGTGAGCAGTCCCCCTGCGTCCTCTCCAGGTCTCTGCTGCAG ACAACGTTCCTGATTGATAATAAGAAAGTGTTTGGGACCCAACCAATGCAGGACATGATCAAAGATGCTCTGAGGTACTTTGTCAGCCCACCAGTCCTCTCCTCCAA GTGCTGCCTGTATAATAACCACCAGGCCAAGGACTACATTGATTCCTTTGTCGCACACTGCTCGAGA CCCTTTTGCAGTCTCATCCAGATTCACGGACACAACCGCGCTCGGCAGAGAGACAAACTAGGCCACATCCTGGAGGAGTTTGCCACACTGCAGGatgag GCAGAGAAGGTGGACGCAGCGCTGCACAGCCTGCTGATGAAGCTGGAGCCCCAGAGACAGCATCTGGCCTGCCTGGGCACCTGGATCCTCTACCACAACCTGCGCATCATGATCCAGTACCTGCTCAGCGGCTTCGAGCTGGAACTCTACAGCATGCACGAGTACTACTACATCTACTG GTATCTGTCAGAGTTCCTGTATGCATGGCTCATGTCCACTCTGAGTCGGGCGGACAGCTCTCAGATGGCTGAGGAGCGCCTCCTGGAGGAGCAGCAGAAAGGACGCAGCAGCAAGAagaccaagaagaagaagaagggtcAAGGAG CTCGCCCCCTCAGCAGAGAAATCACCATGAGCCAAGCCTACCAAAACATGTGTGCCGGCATGTACAAG ACTATGATAGCCCTGGATATGGACGGAAAGGTGCGGAAGCCGCAGTTTGAGTTGGACAGCGAGCAGGTGCGATACGAGCATCGCTTTGCCCCCTTCAACAGTGTGGTCACTCCCCCGCCAGTCCATTACGTCCAGTTCAAG GAGATGTCTGATCTGAAGAAGTACAGTCCTCCTCCTCAGTCAGCTGACCTCTACATGGCAGCCAGTAAACACTTCCAGCAGGCCAAACTGATCCTGGAGAACGTCCCCAGCCCTGACCCAGAG GTGAATCGCATCCTAAAAGTGGCCAAACCCAACATTGTGGTCATGAAACTACTTGCCGGCGGGCACAAGAAGGAGACAAAG GTACTACCGGAGTTTGATTTCTCCACTCACAAGTACTTCCCTGTGGTCAAGATCATCTGA
- the naa35 gene encoding N-alpha-acetyltransferase 35, NatC auxiliary subunit isoform X3, producing MVMKSSVEDDDVGWGLGVPEKMRNNANWVDITHEFKGACKELNLGELLHDKFRFGLFEAMSAIEMMDPKMDAGMIGNQVNRKVLNFEQAVKDGAIRVRNLSLPELIGIMDTCFCCLITWLEGHSLAQTVFTCLYVHNPDLIEDPALKAFTLGILKEDFQAMTYGFKMANNVTDLRVTGMLKDVEDELQRKVKSTRSRQGEQRDPEVELEHQQCLALFSRIKFTRLLLTALIAFTKKETSSVSEAQKLMQQAADLLPALRSSIEHGIQSQNDTTKGDHPIMMGFEPLVNQRLLPPTFPRYAKIIKREEMINYFSKLINRIKTVCEVINTTNLHGILDFFCEFSEQSPCVLSRSLLQTTFLIDNKKVFGTQPMQDMIKDALRYFVSPPVLSSKCCLYNNHQAKDYIDSFVAHCSRPFCSLIQIHGHNRARQRDKLGHILEEFATLQDEAEKVDAALHSLLMKLEPQRQHLACLGTWILYHNLRIMIQYLLSGFELELYSMHEYYYIYWYLSEFLYAWLMSTLSRADSSQMAEERLLEEQQKGRSSKKTKKKKKGQGARPLSREITMSQAYQNMCAGMYKTMIALDMDGKVRKPQFELDSEQVRYEHRFAPFNSVVTPPPVHYVQFKEMSDLKKYSPPPQSADLYMAASKHFQQAKLILENVPSPDPEVNRILKVAKPNIVVMKLLAGGHKKETKVLPEFDFSTHKYFPVVKII from the exons ATGGTGATGAAGTCATCAGTAGAGGATGACGATGTAGGATGGGGATTGGGTGTCCCAGAGAAGATGAGGAACAATGCAAACTGGGTGGACATTACACATGAATTTAAAGGGGCATGCAAAG AGCTCAACCTTGGGGAGTTGCTCCATGACAAGTT CAGGTTTGGCCTGTTCGAGGCTATGTCTGCCATTGAGATGATGGACCCTAAGATGGACGCAGGGATGATTGGTAATCAGGTCAACAGGAAAGTCCTCAACTTTGAACAGGCAGTCAAG gATGGTGCTATCAGAGTGAGGAACCTCAGTCTTCCTGAGCTGATTGGGATCATGGACACCTGTTTCTGCTGCTTG atcacCTGGCTGGAGGGTCACTCCCTAGCCCAGACAGTGTTCACCTGCCTCTACGTCCACAACCCCGACCTGATCGAGGACCCTGCCCTCAAGGCCTTCACTCTGGGCATCCTCAAG GAAGATTTCCAGGCCATGACGTACGGCTTCAAGATGGCCAACAATGTGACAGACCTGCGGGTTACAG GTATGCTAAAGGATGTGGAGGATGAGTTACAGAGGAAAGTTAAG AGCACACGCAGTCGCCAGGGTGAGCAGCGGGACCCGGAGGTGGAGTTGGAG CATCAGCAGTGTTTGGCACTTTTCAGTCGGATCAAGTTCACACGCCTTCTACTGACAGCGCTGATCGCCTTCACGAAAAAAGAG ACCAGCTCAGTGAGTGAAGCTCAGAAACTCATGCAGCAGGCAGCAGATCTCCTCCCAGCCCTCCGCTCCAGCATCGAACATGGCATTCAGTCCCAGAACGATACTACTAaaggag ATCACCCGATCATGATGGGGTTTGAACCACTTGTGAACCAGAGACTGCTGCCCCCCACCTTCCCCCGCTACGCCAAGATCATCAAAAGGGAGGAGATGATCAACTACTTCAGCAAGCTCATCAACCGCATTAAGACCGTGTGCGAGGTCATCAACACAACTAACCTTCATGGAATTCTG GACTTTTTCTGTGAGTTCAGTGAGCAGTCCCCCTGCGTCCTCTCCAGGTCTCTGCTGCAG ACAACGTTCCTGATTGATAATAAGAAAGTGTTTGGGACCCAACCAATGCAGGACATGATCAAAGATGCTCTGAGGTACTTTGTCAGCCCACCAGTCCTCTCCTCCAA GTGCTGCCTGTATAATAACCACCAGGCCAAGGACTACATTGATTCCTTTGTCGCACACTGCTCGAGA CCCTTTTGCAGTCTCATCCAGATTCACGGACACAACCGCGCTCGGCAGAGAGACAAACTAGGCCACATCCTGGAGGAGTTTGCCACACTGCAGGatgag GCAGAGAAGGTGGACGCAGCGCTGCACAGCCTGCTGATGAAGCTGGAGCCCCAGAGACAGCATCTGGCCTGCCTGGGCACCTGGATCCTCTACCACAACCTGCGCATCATGATCCAGTACCTGCTCAGCGGCTTCGAGCTGGAACTCTACAGCATGCACGAGTACTACTACATCTACTG GTATCTGTCAGAGTTCCTGTATGCATGGCTCATGTCCACTCTGAGTCGGGCGGACAGCTCTCAGATGGCTGAGGAGCGCCTCCTGGAGGAGCAGCAGAAAGGACGCAGCAGCAAGAagaccaagaagaagaagaagggtcAAGGAG CTCGCCCCCTCAGCAGAGAAATCACCATGAGCCAAGCCTACCAAAACATGTGTGCCGGCATGTACAAG ACTATGATAGCCCTGGATATGGACGGAAAGGTGCGGAAGCCGCAGTTTGAGTTGGACAGCGAGCAGGTGCGATACGAGCATCGCTTTGCCCCCTTCAACAGTGTGGTCACTCCCCCGCCAGTCCATTACGTCCAGTTCAAG GAGATGTCTGATCTGAAGAAGTACAGTCCTCCTCCTCAGTCAGCTGACCTCTACATGGCAGCCAGTAAACACTTCCAGCAGGCCAAACTGATCCTGGAGAACGTCCCCAGCCCTGACCCAGAG GTGAATCGCATCCTAAAAGTGGCCAAACCCAACATTGTGGTCATGAAACTACTTGCCGGCGGGCACAAGAAGGAGACAAAG GTACTACCGGAGTTTGATTTCTCCACTCACAAGTACTTCCCTGTGGTCAAGATCATCTGA